GCGTTCCACAGCTGCACTTCCACTACGACGAAAGCGTCGTGCGGGGCGCGCATCTGTCGGCCCTGATCGAGCGCGCCGTGGCCGAGGACAGCCAGCACGCTGATACACCCGAAGACACCAAGGAGTAAGCGGTGGCTCAGGTCAAGCGTATCCGTCGTAACGTCAGCGGCATCATCCTGCTCGACAAGCCGCTGGGGTTCACCTCCAACGCGGCGCTGCAGAAGGTCCGCTGGCTGCTCAACGCCGAAAAGGCCGGGCACACCGGTAGCCTCGATCCCCTGGCCACCGGTGTATTGCCGCTGTGCTTCGGCGAGGCGACCAAGTTCTCGCAATACCTGCTCGACTCCGACAAGGGTTACGAAACCCTGATGCAGTTGGGCAAGACCACCAGCACGGCCGATGCCGAGGGCGAAGTCCTGCAGACCCGCGACGTGACCGTTGGTCGCGCCGATATGGAAGCGGTGCTGCCACAATTTCGTGGGCAAATCAGTCAGATACCGCCGATGTACTCCGCGCTGAAGCGTGACGGCCAGCCACTTTACAAGCTGGCTCGTGCAGGCGAAGTGGTGGAGCGCGAGGCGCGTTCTGTTACTATTGCGCGCTTGGAATTACTCGCCTTCGAAGGCGATACTGCGCGGCTGGCGGTGGACTGCAGCAAAGGCACCTATATCCGTACCCTGGTGGAAGATATCGGTGAGAAGCTGGGTTGTGGTGCTTACGTCGCAGAACTGCGTCGCACCCAGGCCGGTCCTTTCAGCCTGGCCCAGACCGTCACGCTAGAAGAGTTGGAAGCGGTACATGCCGAAGGCGGCAACGAAGCGGTGGATCGCTTCCTGATGCCATCGGACAGCGGCCTGCTGGATTGGCCCCTGTTGCAGTTCTCGGAGCACAGCGCGTTCTACTGGCTCAACGGCCAGCCGGTACGGGCTCCCGATGCACCGAAGTTCGGCATGGTGCGGGTACAGGATCATAACGGTCGCTTTATCGGTATCGGTGAAGTGAGCGAAGACGGGCGCATCGCGCCGCGTCGACTGATTCGGTCGGAATGACCGGAACCAGCCTGGGTAACAGCAGGCTGGAGAGGGTGGCTGTTAACAGGCACGGTCACAGCTCATTTATAGATACAGGGATTTGTCCCTGGCCTGTTGGTGGCGTTTCTCGAAACGCTGCCCAATGAGAGGAAAGCCAAATGGCACTCAGCGTTGAAGAAAAAGCTCAAATCGTAACCGACTACCAGCAAGCTGTTGGTGACACTGGTTCGCCAGAAGTGCAAGTTGCACTGCTGACCGCCAACATCAACAAACTGCAAGGTCACTTCAAGGCCAACGGCAAAGACCACCACTCCCGTCGTGGTCTGATCCGCATGGTTAACCAGCGTCGTAAGCTGCTGGACTACCTGAAAGGCAAAGACCTGAGCCGTTACAGCGCTCTGATCGGTCGCCTGGGTCTGCGTCGCTAATCAGCGATTGCGCTAGAGGTTGGTTGTCTGCCGTGTGTCAGTGGGTTTCCCGCCGGCGCATGGCAGGCTCCCAGCCTCAAGTTTTATCTGGACAGTAGTTTTACCTGGACAATCAGGCCGGGCCGATTCCCGGTGTTGCCCAAGAATTTCGCAAGAAACCAGTTCCCCCCAAGAGCCACAAAGAAGGTAGGACACCGTGAACCCGGTAATCAAGAAATTCCAGTTCGGTCAGTCGACCGTTACCCTCGAGACTGGCCGTATCGCCCGTCAGGCCTCCGGCGCAGTATTGGTCACCGTTGACGACGACGTCAGCGTATTGGTGACCGTGGTTGGCGCCAAGCAAGCCGATCCAGGCAAGGGTTTCTTCCCTCTGTCTGTTCACTACCAGGAAAAGACTTACGCTGCCGGTAAGATCCCTGGCGGTTTCTTCAAGCGCGAAGGCCGTCCTTCCGAGAAAGAAACCCTGACCTCGCGTCTGATCGACCGTCCGATCCGCCCTCTGTTCCCAGA
This portion of the Pseudomonas sp. MRSN 12121 genome encodes:
- the truB gene encoding tRNA pseudouridine(55) synthase TruB, producing the protein MAQVKRIRRNVSGIILLDKPLGFTSNAALQKVRWLLNAEKAGHTGSLDPLATGVLPLCFGEATKFSQYLLDSDKGYETLMQLGKTTSTADAEGEVLQTRDVTVGRADMEAVLPQFRGQISQIPPMYSALKRDGQPLYKLARAGEVVEREARSVTIARLELLAFEGDTARLAVDCSKGTYIRTLVEDIGEKLGCGAYVAELRRTQAGPFSLAQTVTLEELEAVHAEGGNEAVDRFLMPSDSGLLDWPLLQFSEHSAFYWLNGQPVRAPDAPKFGMVRVQDHNGRFIGIGEVSEDGRIAPRRLIRSE
- the rpsO gene encoding 30S ribosomal protein S15 yields the protein MALSVEEKAQIVTDYQQAVGDTGSPEVQVALLTANINKLQGHFKANGKDHHSRRGLIRMVNQRRKLLDYLKGKDLSRYSALIGRLGLRR